The Planococcus halocryophilus nucleotide sequence TATAATTTTCAATAACCCAATTGGTTTGATCAAACTGAATATGGCTAAAACAAGCATTCAACAGCCTCGTTTTGCCAGAACCGATTTCCCCTTTTGATAACGTGCCGAGTAAAGCATTAATGACCCCGCCATGGGAAACCAGCAACACGCGTTTGTTTTGATAGCACTCATTAATGATTTGCAGTCCCGAGGACAAACGTTCAGCAAACAAGTAGTTATCTTCTTGGTTTGGGTAATGACGATCTGGAAACGTTAATTCCCGCTCTTCGTACGTCATTCCTTCCGCATCGCCAAAATGCTTTTCTTCAAACTCTGGCATTTCGATAAGTGGCAATTGTAACTTTTCATTAATAAGTAGAGCGGTCCCTTTAGCACGTTTTAGAGGGCTCGTTATAATGACATCCCAGTTTGAGTCGGTTAAATAGTGCGCACATCGCGCAGCTTGTCTCATACCTTCTGTGTTTAAAGGGATATCGGTTTTCCCTTGAATTTTTCCTTGTACATTCCAGTCCGTTTCGCCGTGGCGGACTAAACATATCATCGTCATCTACTTCACCTCTGTATTCATGCGAATGATTCGACTAGTTTAGCATAAATAAGAAATAGACTCACTTGATAACCATTAAAAATATACCAAATTAACTTTTTTATCATTCCCTAATTTTCGTATTTGTTACTTATAGGTTGTGAACTTATATATGCTCTTATGTAAGAAGCTACATTGACTTCATTAAATACTATTCATATAATAAATACCTCAAAAGTTAGAGTTCAAATCTAACTTTTGAGGTGTACCACCAGTAGGGGCTTTTTTAGTGTTCTTCAATAGCTACGAGAAATGTCGTTAATTCTTTTACTTTGCATTCATTCTCGTCATTTAACTCATAAAAGTCGCAAAATGCATATACCTTGGGTTTGCCATCTGTTCCTTTTCGAATCATTTCACCTTTAAGTGCTGCTTTATTATCATTCATTACCGAAAAATCAATCGAGTATTCAAGATCTGAATACCCTTCCTCTAATCCAAATGCGGTATCGAGAAAAGCTTGCTTCCCTACAATCGATTCTGTCCCTACCATTTTCCATACAACATCTTCGGTTATATTTTTTTCGATAAACTCTCGGTCTCCTTGAAAAAAAGCATGATTAAACTGACGGAAAAAATCCGCATTTTTTGCGGTTTCCATTGTTAGTTGCTCCTTTCGTAAATTTTACATGCTACTAATTCACACGTTCACCTCTTCCTATGCTTATGATTTATATGCCCTAGGCCTGTTGTATCCACATTTTTCAATACCCAGTTTTTAGGAATCTAACACCCATAAATAAACCGCTCCAAGTTTTACCTTAGAGCGGTTTTGATTAAGCTACTATTCTTTTTTTCAACGTTCCTGCTATAAGTGCAGTAACAACGGCACCGATCAAAATTGCTAAAATATACAACAAAATGTTAGGCACACCACCATCAACTAAACCAATAACGAAAATTCCGCCGTGAGGTGCACGTAAGCCGATATCAAATAACATTACTAAAGCACCTGTAGCCGCTGCGCCTGCAACACATGCCGGAATAACACGTGCCGGATCTGCTGCAGCGAAAGGAATTGCCCCTTCAGTAATAAAGCAAGCACCCAGTACATAAGCTGTCTTACCGGCTTCACGTTCTGGTTTCGTAAATTTATTTTTAAACAAACTTGTCGAAATTGCTAAACCTAAAGGTGGAACCATACCCGCTGCCATAACGGCTGCCATGAAGTTGAAGTTTTGTGCATCTAACATGGCTAGACCAAATGTATAAGCTGCTTTGTTGATGGGACCACCCATATCTATGGCCATCATACCGCCTAGCAACAACCCGACTAACACTAAGTTAGTACCACCAAGACTTTCAAGGAATGAAGAAATCGATGTATACACTTTTGTCAGCTGCGGATTCACAAGCATCATGATGATGCCGGTAATGGCAATCGCAAAGACTGGAAAGAACAATACTGGTTTTAATCCTTCTAATGAAGCAGGCAATCCAGAAAACACTTTTTTAACGAGAACAGTCACATACCCGGCTAGGAATCCGGCAATCAAACCGCCAAGGAAACCAGATCCGCCACTTGCACCTTCAACGCCCGTAACAGTAATGGCGATTAAACCACCAATCATACCTGGTGCAAAACCGGGACGATCGGCTATACTCATGGCGATAAAGCCGGCAAGAACTGGAACCATTAAGAAGAAGGCATTGGCTCCGCCAATCGTAATTAGCATCGCCGCAAATTCATTGTATTCAGGACTGTCGGGATTTCCTGCATTAATACCCCAGAAAAACGAAATCGCAATGAGAATACCGCCACCTACTACAAACGGCAACATGTTGGATACACCATTCATTAAGTGCTTATAAAAGCCGCTTTTGGTTTCTCCAGCATCTGCTTCATCTTTTGATTGAACGTGCTTATAAATTGGAGCGTCTCCAGTCACTGCACGGTTCAGCAAATTGTCTGTTTCGTAAATGGCTTTGCCAACCGCCGTTTGAATAACCGGCTTGCCGTCAAAACGACTCATTTCGACTTTCGTATCAGCCGCCACAATAATGGCATCCGCTCCGGCGATGTCTTCAGCAGTCAAACGATTTTTCACCCCGCTTGATCCGTTCGTTTCCACTTTTATCGAAATGCCTAATTCTTTAGCTCGTTCATTTAATTTTTCTGCGGCCATATACGTATGTGCGATTCCTGTTGGACACGCTGTTACGGCTAAAATTTTCTTTTGTGTGCCTTGTGCCGTCTGGTCAGCAGCCGCTTGTGGTTGATCAACAGCGGCTTCTTTTGCAGAAACAATGTCCAAGATTTCTTGTTTTGATTGCGCTGCTAAAATATTGGTACGGAACTTTTCGTCCATTAAAAACGTAGCCAGACGTGATAATGCTTCAAGGTGATCATCATTTGCGCCTTCACTCGCTGCGATCATAAAGAATAAGTTACTAGGCTGACCATCGAGCGATTCAAAATCAAGGCCTTCTTGTGAACGGCCAAACGCAATCGCAGGAAACTGGACTGCAGCAGACTTAGCATGAGGAATGGCAATGCCATCACCTATTCCAGTCGTACTTTGACTTTCGCGTTCTAAAATGGCTTTCGTGAAAGCTTGTTTATCCGTTAATTTGCCGGCTTGGTCTAATTGATTGGCTAACTCTTCTAATACCTGTTGTTTTGTTGAGGCTGCCAAGTCTAAAATGATTGTTTGTTCCGTTAAAAGCTGTGTGATTTTCATCCTGTCACATCCTTTTCTTCAAATGGGTGAACTTCTATTTGGTCTAGCAATGTTTCCACATCTTCTTTGCGACATAAATCAGATCGAAATGCTGTGGCACTGCCACTCGCTATGCCAAAGCGGAAAGCTTGTGACGCATCTCTACTCGCTGCATACGAAGCGATAAATCCGGAAACTAGCGAATCTCCAGCTCCCACAGTGTTAACGACCGTTCCTTGTGGTGCTTTGGCGATAAGTGCGATGTCTTTAGTAACGAGCATGGCACCCTCGCCTCCCATAGAAACAACTACATGTTCAGTACCACTTTCAACCAGTTTACGAGCGTAATGATAGACATCTGTCAGATTAGTAATGTCTACGCCAAACAATTCGCCGAGCTCTTGTTGATTGGGTTTGACCAAAAAAACAGGCGCTGTCAATATGCTTTTTAGCATCGGACCGGAAGTATCAAGTACAAAATGAATGTTTTTGGCTTGGCATATTGTGGCGAGCTCTAGAAAATAGTTTTGCCCAATCGCATTTGGCAAACTGCCGGCCAAAACAAACCAGTCACCTTCATTCATATCACGAACTTTTTTCGTTAAAGCGCTTAACTGATCTACAGTTAACTCTGGACCAGGACCATTTAGCTCTGTTTCAGATTCTGATTTAATTTTGACATTAATCCGAGTGACTTCTGTCGTTTCAATAAAATCTGTTTCCACACCTTCATTTTTCAAATACTCTTCTATATAACGTCCGGTAAAGCCACCAGCAAACCCGAGTGCTGTATTTGCAACGCCGAAACGTTTTAATACGCGAGAGACATTAATGCCTTTACCTCCCGGGTAATAATACACCTCGTTTGTTCGATTTAACTTTCCACTGTTAAAATCAGATAGATACACGGTATAATCAATGGATGGTGCAATGGTGCACGTGTAAATCATGGTTTCACAACCTTTACAATTGTCTTTTTTTCAAGTACAGCATTGGCATCTTTGGATATTTCATCTACAATTAAGGTGGCACGTTCTAGATCCATAATTTTTGCAAAACTGATTTTATTGATTTTGGAATGATCAGCAAGTGCAAACGTCTTTCGCGATAAAGAACTTGCCATTTGTTTAACGGCAGCTTCCTCTGGGTCTGGAGTGGTATAACCATAATCCGGATGAAAACCATTAATGCCAAGAAAACAGCTATCAAAACGATAGTTTTGCAAAGCTTGAATCGTCTGAGAACCAACAAAAGCACCGGTACGAGGTTTCATTAATCCACCTGTTAAATAAGTGGTGATGCCTTGGTTATTCAGTGCCTCGACAAGCGTCAAGCCATTTGTCACAACGACAAGATCTTTGTCTTTCAAAAATGGAATCATTTGAAAGGTCGTGGTACCGGCGTCCAAAAAAACGCTATCGCCTTGTTGTACAAACGAAGCAGCGAATTTTGCAATTTTAATTTTTTCATCTAATAATTGCGTTGATTTGTCTGAAATACTCGGTTCTAGCAAATTTTTTCCGGTTAGCGTCGCCCCGCCGAAAACACGTTCCAATTTTCCGGAATGTTCAAGATCAACCAAATCTCTTCGAATCGTTGATTCGGATGTACCAGTGGATTCGACAAGCTCTTGAATTTTAACTGTCTGTTTCTTTTCTAATAGTTGCATAATAAAGAGATGCCGTTCGTTGGTCAGCAAGCTATCACCTCCTTTTCAATAGTTTAAAAGTTCTGTTAAAAAGATATTACTTGAAATCGCTTCCAAAATCAATCATAATCGTTCATAAGCAATCAAAAAAAGTCATTTATTTTTTAAAAGCATTCGAAAACCGCCAAAAACGGTCGTTGATTTGTTTAAAATGACGCTACTTATAAGGAGGAATTTAATCATGGTCGAAAAACAATTCACAATTACAGATGAAGCAGGTATGCACGCACGTCCAGCATCAGCATTAGTAGGAGCAGTGTCAAAATTCACTTCCGACATCACGCTTGAACACAACGGCAAAAAAGTTAACTTGAAGTCAATTTTAGGCGTTATGTCTTTAGGGATTCCAAGCGGTTCAGTCGTAACAATTGCAGCAGATGGTGCAGATGAAAACGAAGCCATTGAACAAGCAGGAGCAGTTATGGAAAAAGAAGGGATTTCAAACCAATGACCCAAACAATGTCCGGAATAGCGGCCTCAAATGGAATTGCCATTGCGAAAGCTTTTCGCTTGGAAAATCCGGAATTGAATGTTGATAAGCGCACAATTTCGGATACTGACAGTGAATTGACACGATTAACTTCTGCATTAGAAACATCAATCGCAGAACTTGAAGTAATCCAGAAAAAAACAGCTGAACAAATTAGCGAAAAAGAAGCAGCCATCTTTGGTGCTCACCTTCTCGTATTAAGCGATCCTGAACTTGTAGGACCCATTACTGAAAAAATCAAAAACGAAAACGTTAATGCCGAATTTGCTTTGCAAGAAGCAACAGATATGTTTATCGCGATGTTTGAAGCGATGGACAACGAGTATATGAAAGAACGCGCTGCGGATATTCGTGACGTAAGAAAACGCGTGTTGGCTCACCTATTAGGTGTAACGATTCAAAGCCCAAGCATGATTTCAGATGAAGTCATCATTATTGCAGAAGATTTAACACCTTCTGACACGGTGCAATTAAATGCACAGTTCGTAAAAGGCTTTATCACGGACATTGGCGGGCGTACTTCCCACTCTGCGATTTTAGCGCGTACGTTGGAAATCCCAGCAGTTGTAGGGGCTAAAAAAGCAATGGCAGATATCCAAAATGGCATGATTGTCATTGTTGATGGATTGGATGGTACGATTTTAATCGATCCAGAAGATAGCGTCATCGAGGAATACAAAAACAAACAAGCGGCCTATGATGAGCAAAAAGCTGAATGGGCTGTTTTGAAAAACGAAGCAACCGTTACCGCTGACGGGCAAGCTGTAGAACTTGGTGCCAATATCGGAACACCTAAAGATATTACAGGTGTTGTTGATAACGGCGGCGAAGCGATTGGCTTATACCGCACAGAGTTTCTTTATATGGGACGCGATTCGTTCCCGACAGAAGATGAACAAGTGGAAGCATATGCTGCTGTCTTAAAAGGCATGCAAGGCAAACCAACTGTTGTTCGTACACTGGATATTGGTGGCGACAAAGAATTGTCTTACCTTGATTTGCCAAAAGAACTAAACCCGTTCTTAGGATTACGTGCAATCCGTCTTTGCCTAGAAATGCCGGATATGTTTAGAACGCAATTGCGTGCACTTTTACGTGCAAGCGTACACGGCAACTTAAAAATCATGTTCCCTATGATTGCAACACTTGATGAATTCCGCGAAGCTAAAGCGCTATTATTAGAAGAAAAAGCGAAGCTTCAAGCTGAAGGCGTCGAAGTAAGTGAAACAATCGAAGTTGGCATCATGGTTGAGATTCCTTCAACTGCTGTGATGGCCGATACTTTCGCGAAAGAAGTAGATTTCTTCTCGATTGGTACAAATGACTTGATCCAATACACAATGGCCGCAGATCGCATGAACGAAAGCGTGTCGTATTTGTATCAGCCATTTAATCCAGCCATCTTGCGCTTAGTGAAAATGGTTATCGATGCTTCTCATCGTGAAGGCAAATGGACAGGCATGTGTGGCGAAATGGCTGGAGATGAAATTGCGATTCCAATTCTTCTAGGTCTTGGCCTAGATGAATTCTCGATGAGCGCTTCATCTATCTTAAAAGCTCGTGCACAAATCAGTAAACTTTCAAAAGCTGAAATGGCACAACACACAGACCGTATTCTGGCGCTAAGCAATTCTCAGGAAGTTGAAGACTACGTTAAACAACTACCAACTAATTAAAAAAACGAGCTTGGGATCATCTCCCTGGCTCGTTTTTTTATGGCGATTCTATCGTTATTCCAAATAATATAAAAGATATTAAGATAATAGGGCCGAAAAAAGTTACTGTTTTCTTTCGATTTGGTTCAGGCATCCACCTTAATACGAATGTCGGCTTAACTAGCTCTATAAAAAATATCGCAATTAATACAATTAATACCTTTAAATACCCCCCCTCTTTCTCCCCCTTATGTGACTACTGCTTTACCATGAGTACGAATGAAAAACCTGAAACTCCCCCCATACACTTGGTGAAATTATGGGAAATTCCGGATTAAGCAGCATGCTAAACTAAAAAAAATTAGCAATAGAGCTCTTTCTTAAAAAGGATTTGTCGCCCATTGACTTGAAGTTGGAATGAAAATACGTGGATGCAGTTTTAATTGCGCCACCATATATTCAGCCAAATCTTCGGGATGCATGAATTTTTCTTTTTCTTCTTCGGTCTCCCCTTCTTTATACGTTAAATCTGTTACTACTCGACTTGGTGTTAAAGCAAATACACGGATATTATGTTTTCGAACTTCTTGAGATAGCGATTCAGTCATTCCAAGAACCCCAAATTTCGAAGCGCTATACGCACTCGATCCAACCGTCCCTCGTAATCCTGAACTTGAAGAAATATTAATGATGTCTCCGCCATTTTTTTCAATCAGTTGTGGTAACACTGTTCGGGTAACATAGTACATGCCCATCAAATTGACATCAATCATCCGTTTCCATTCTTCTGGTTGCAACTCCAAAAACGGTGCATATTTACCGATTCCTGCGTTATTGATTAATATATCGGCTGTACCAATTTCGTTAGTCAGTTTCTCAATAGCTGCTTCTACTTGGGTCAAATCAGATACATCTGCTACTGCATAAGCTACACGACCCCGCAATGACTTAATCTCTGCGGCAAGCTTTACTAAGTCTGACTCAGTTCTCGCAATCAACCCAACATTGACTCCTTCGTTTGCCAAAGCTAGTGCTGTTGCACGTCCAATTCCTTTACCCGCTCCAGTAATAAATGCTGTTTTCTCCGTTAATAATTGCATCTTATATGTCCACCTCTCGCATAATTCTCCCAGTTTATTTTTGCTTTAGTTTATGCTAAACAAATTCAATGGGATGCTGTCTATTTTTTATTTACCCTAAATAGACTAGTGTGTAAACAGAACTTCCGTATTTGTCTGAATGCTTTACTTCTTCATATTATGAATAATACTTTTTGATACAGTAAAAATATTATTCGTAATTCATCACTTGGATTGAATAGCATTGAATGAAAAATAACTCTTATTACCTTTCAGAATAGTTATGCACTTGGTTATTCCGAATAAATAGCCAACTAAAAACCTGTGCCTTTGCACAGGCTTTTTAATTATTTTGACAAGGCATGTAGAATTCCCATAGCGCTTACTTGCATATCTACTTGAATATAAGCATATACTTCATGGTCATCCAATACCTTTTGTGATTTTAAATACTGTCGCACTCGTTCAAATAATCGTTTTGCTAATTGATCTGCATTTTGCTTACTAGCAAATGCAGCGTTTCCTTCTTCAACAAAAATCTTTAGCCACTCTGTTACTTGTCGTAATGCTTTTTCAGGTTGATTAGTTTTGCCGAAATGCCCATAGTAAATAGCATCCAAATTGGCTTTAGTCATGCGTTCAATCGCTTGGTGCATTTTTTCTGGATTGAATTGATTAGGTGATGTCGACGGTAAATACAAGTCAATGCCTTCTCTTACCAACTGATCGTAACGGATGCCTACTGTATCTCCGGCAAATAGTCCATTACTGACAGGATCGTAAATACTGAAATGGTGGTTAGCATGCCCTGGCGTATCCCAGAATTCAAGTTGACAAGTCGTACCAAT carries:
- a CDS encoding nuclear transport factor 2 family protein produces the protein METAKNADFFRQFNHAFFQGDREFIEKNITEDVVWKMVGTESIVGKQAFLDTAFGLEEGYSDLEYSIDFSVMNDNKAALKGEMIRKGTDGKPKVYAFCDFYELNDENECKVKELTTFLVAIEEH
- a CDS encoding phosphocarrier protein HPr, translated to MVEKQFTITDEAGMHARPASALVGAVSKFTSDITLEHNGKKVNLKSILGVMSLGIPSGSVVTIAADGADENEAIEQAGAVMEKEGISNQ
- a CDS encoding DeoR/GlpR family DNA-binding transcription regulator, with the translated sequence MLTNERHLFIMQLLEKKQTVKIQELVESTGTSESTIRRDLVDLEHSGKLERVFGGATLTGKNLLEPSISDKSTQLLDEKIKIAKFAASFVQQGDSVFLDAGTTTFQMIPFLKDKDLVVVTNGLTLVEALNNQGITTYLTGGLMKPRTGAFVGSQTIQALQNYRFDSCFLGINGFHPDYGYTTPDPEEAAVKQMASSLSRKTFALADHSKINKISFAKIMDLERATLIVDEISKDANAVLEKKTIVKVVKP
- a CDS encoding 3-ketoacyl-ACP reductase; translated protein: MQLLTEKTAFITGAGKGIGRATALALANEGVNVGLIARTESDLVKLAAEIKSLRGRVAYAVADVSDLTQVEAAIEKLTNEIGTADILINNAGIGKYAPFLELQPEEWKRMIDVNLMGMYYVTRTVLPQLIEKNGGDIINISSSSGLRGTVGSSAYSASKFGVLGMTESLSQEVRKHNIRVFALTPSRVVTDLTYKEGETEEEKEKFMHPEDLAEYMVAQLKLHPRIFIPTSSQWATNPF
- a CDS encoding histidine phosphatase family protein encodes the protein MTMICLVRHGETDWNVQGKIQGKTDIPLNTEGMRQAARCAHYLTDSNWDVIITSPLKRAKGTALLINEKLQLPLIEMPEFEEKHFGDAEGMTYEERELTFPDRHYPNQEDNYLFAERLSSGLQIINECYQNKRVLLVSHGGVINALLGTLSKGEIGSGKTRLLNACFSHIQFDQTNWVIENYNQVSHLEKVMSGT
- the pfkB gene encoding 1-phosphofructokinase — translated: MIYTCTIAPSIDYTVYLSDFNSGKLNRTNEVYYYPGGKGINVSRVLKRFGVANTALGFAGGFTGRYIEEYLKNEGVETDFIETTEVTRINVKIKSESETELNGPGPELTVDQLSALTKKVRDMNEGDWFVLAGSLPNAIGQNYFLELATICQAKNIHFVLDTSGPMLKSILTAPVFLVKPNQQELGELFGVDITNLTDVYHYARKLVESGTEHVVVSMGGEGAMLVTKDIALIAKAPQGTVVNTVGAGDSLVSGFIASYAASRDASQAFRFGIASGSATAFRSDLCRKEDVETLLDQIEVHPFEEKDVTG
- the ptsP gene encoding phosphoenolpyruvate--protein phosphotransferase; translation: MTQTMSGIAASNGIAIAKAFRLENPELNVDKRTISDTDSELTRLTSALETSIAELEVIQKKTAEQISEKEAAIFGAHLLVLSDPELVGPITEKIKNENVNAEFALQEATDMFIAMFEAMDNEYMKERAADIRDVRKRVLAHLLGVTIQSPSMISDEVIIIAEDLTPSDTVQLNAQFVKGFITDIGGRTSHSAILARTLEIPAVVGAKKAMADIQNGMIVIVDGLDGTILIDPEDSVIEEYKNKQAAYDEQKAEWAVLKNEATVTADGQAVELGANIGTPKDITGVVDNGGEAIGLYRTEFLYMGRDSFPTEDEQVEAYAAVLKGMQGKPTVVRTLDIGGDKELSYLDLPKELNPFLGLRAIRLCLEMPDMFRTQLRALLRASVHGNLKIMFPMIATLDEFREAKALLLEEKAKLQAEGVEVSETIEVGIMVEIPSTAVMADTFAKEVDFFSIGTNDLIQYTMAADRMNESVSYLYQPFNPAILRLVKMVIDASHREGKWTGMCGEMAGDEIAIPILLGLGLDEFSMSASSILKARAQISKLSKAEMAQHTDRILALSNSQEVEDYVKQLPTN
- a CDS encoding MBL fold metallo-hydrolase, which gives rise to MAEKQPIRLSNRIHLIDGFDLGLPERTGTYVISERELTLVDTGPSSSIKHVKKGLNDLGFSLEDVKYIIVTHVHLDHSGGAGLLLQDCPNAKVIVHPKGARHLSDPSRLIAGAKMVYGEQFDQLFEPILAIPEDRLLIMTEGDQLEIGTTCQLEFWDTPGHANHHFSIYDPVSNGLFAGDTVGIRYDQLVREGIDLYLPSTSPNQFNPEKMHQAIERMTKANLDAIYYGHFGKTNQPEKALRQVTEWLKIFVEEGNAAFASKQNADQLAKRLFERVRQYLKSQKVLDDHEVYAYIQVDMQVSAMGILHALSK
- a CDS encoding PTS fructose transporter subunit IIABC, whose translation is MKITQLLTEQTIILDLAASTKQQVLEELANQLDQAGKLTDKQAFTKAILERESQSTTGIGDGIAIPHAKSAAVQFPAIAFGRSQEGLDFESLDGQPSNLFFMIAASEGANDDHLEALSRLATFLMDEKFRTNILAAQSKQEILDIVSAKEAAVDQPQAAADQTAQGTQKKILAVTACPTGIAHTYMAAEKLNERAKELGISIKVETNGSSGVKNRLTAEDIAGADAIIVAADTKVEMSRFDGKPVIQTAVGKAIYETDNLLNRAVTGDAPIYKHVQSKDEADAGETKSGFYKHLMNGVSNMLPFVVGGGILIAISFFWGINAGNPDSPEYNEFAAMLITIGGANAFFLMVPVLAGFIAMSIADRPGFAPGMIGGLIAITVTGVEGASGGSGFLGGLIAGFLAGYVTVLVKKVFSGLPASLEGLKPVLFFPVFAIAITGIIMMLVNPQLTKVYTSISSFLESLGGTNLVLVGLLLGGMMAIDMGGPINKAAYTFGLAMLDAQNFNFMAAVMAAGMVPPLGLAISTSLFKNKFTKPEREAGKTAYVLGACFITEGAIPFAAADPARVIPACVAGAAATGALVMLFDIGLRAPHGGIFVIGLVDGGVPNILLYILAILIGAVVTALIAGTLKKRIVA